One region of Mangifera indica cultivar Alphonso chromosome 3, CATAS_Mindica_2.1, whole genome shotgun sequence genomic DNA includes:
- the LOC123210991 gene encoding short-chain dehydrogenase TIC 32 A, chloroplastic-like: protein MLDTVKYLIGAAGASGYGSKSTAEQVTENCPDLRSFTVIITGATSGIGAETARVLAKRGARLVLPARSLKAAEETKARIASECPASEIVVMALDLSSLKSVRKFVAEFESLKLPLNLLINNAGKFAHEHAISEDGIEMTFATNYLGHFLLSKLLLNKMIETAKQTGVQGRIVNVSSGIHTWFTGDMIRYLAQISRNKNHYDATRAYALSKLANVLHTKELAQRLKQMDANVTVNCVHPGIVRTRLTREREGFLTDLAFFLTSKLVKTIPQAAATTCYVATHPRLENVSGKYFADCNEASTSKLGSNSNEAARLWSTSELLVSRDPKEVLDINAKS from the exons ATGCTCGACACTGTGAAGTACCTTATCGGCGCCGCTGGCGCCAGTGGCTACGGCTCCAAGTCCACCGCTGAGCAAGTCACCGAAAACTGTCCTGATTTACGATCCTTTACCGTCATCATTACCG GTGCCACTTCGGGGATAGGAGCCGAGACGGCTCGGGTGTTAGCCAAACGAGGCGCGAGACTGGTGCTACCAGCTCGGAGTCTCAAAGCTGCTGAGGAGACCAAGGCGCGTATCGCGTCCGAGTGTCCCGCTTCGGAGATTGTCGTTATGGCTCTTGATCTTAGCTCTCTCAAATCCGTTAGAAAATTCGTTGCAGAGTTCGAGTCTCTGAAGTTGCCACTCAATCTCCTCAT AAACAACGCTGGCAAGTTTGCACACGAGCATGCAATCTCTGAAGACGGTATCGAGATGACCTTTGCCACTAATTATCTGG gtcattttttattgtctaaACTGTTACTGAACAAGATGATTGAAACCGCAAAACAGACGGGCGTTCAAGGCCGAATCGTGAATGTGTCATCTGGCATCCACACTTGGTTCACCGGCGATATGATCCGATATCTCGCACAGATATCGCGAAACAAAAA TCACTATGATGCAACACGTGCTTATGCTCTCTCGAAGCTCGCTAACGTTTTGCACACCAAGGAGCTTGCTCAGAGACTCAAG CAAATGGATGCCAACGTGACTGTGAATTGTGTTCATCCTGGGATCGTGAGAACCCGACTCACCAGAGAACGAGAAGGCTTTCTCACAGATCTTGCATTCTTCTTGACCTCAAAGCTTGTAAAGACCATTCCTCAG GCTGCTGCTACGACATGTTATGTTGCAACTCATCCCAGACTTGAAAATGTTTCTGGGAAGTACTTTGCCGATTGCAACGAAGCTTCGACGTCAAAATTGGGATCAAACTCAAATGAAGCTGCACGATTATGGTCTACCTCTGAGCTTCTAGTTTCTAGAGACCCTAAAGAAGTTCTTGATATCAACGCAAAGTCCTGA